The following coding sequences are from one Seonamhaeicola sp. ML3 window:
- a CDS encoding DUF2490 domain-containing protein, with amino-acid sequence MFYKRRKHLCLLMVMASLLFTSLAFSQNQDTRDLESWTGINLKFKLNKKWAFNLEGQLRMKEYITEVSEYFSDFGTSYTVFRGFKLGAGFRYIKENDNVGKIQGYENHFRFNLDASYKHKINDLSLKYRLRYQNKNELGISTSEGDYANQKFRFKTSLEYGVNNWKLDPKFSAEIFRSFGVDRENEFSKYRLTLGTEYKFKSFGTIGLFYRIEKEINVSVPEITKIIGLNYTYTIKNNKHEK; translated from the coding sequence ATGTTTTACAAAAGAAGAAAACATTTGTGCCTATTAATGGTTATGGCTTCATTGCTTTTTACATCTTTAGCTTTTTCTCAAAACCAGGATACTAGGGATTTAGAGAGTTGGACGGGAATCAATTTAAAGTTTAAGCTCAACAAAAAATGGGCTTTCAATCTAGAGGGGCAACTTAGAATGAAAGAGTATATAACCGAGGTTAGTGAGTACTTTTCCGATTTCGGTACTTCATATACTGTTTTTAGGGGTTTTAAGCTTGGGGCAGGATTTCGTTATATAAAAGAAAACGATAATGTTGGGAAAATCCAAGGCTATGAAAATCATTTTAGATTTAATCTAGATGCCTCCTACAAACATAAAATAAACGATTTATCACTTAAATATAGGCTACGTTATCAAAACAAAAATGAATTAGGTATAAGTACTTCAGAAGGTGATTACGCTAATCAGAAATTTCGATTTAAAACTTCATTGGAGTATGGTGTGAACAATTGGAAATTAGACCCCAAATTTTCGGCAGAAATATTTAGGAGCTTTGGTGTAGACCGGGAAAATGAGTTTAGCAAGTATCGGTTAACATTAGGAACAGAATACAAATTTAAATCATTTGGAACCATTGGGCTATTCTATAGAATAGAAAAGGAAATAAACGTTTCTGTTCCAGAAATAACCAAGATTATAGGCTTAAATTATACATACACAATTAAAAACAATAAACATGAAAA
- a CDS encoding DUF4956 domain-containing protein, with product MEFLEIPIFDDDFFKMMFRFIINFTFLTFIIRFIYYPVSKRKDYVFTYYLISVIVFFLCFTLKKYELDIGMALGLFAIFGIIRYRTDPVDIKEMTYLFVVIGVSVINALANKKMSYAEIFAANILVITVLVAIEKYWALKQEESKSVIYENIENIKPENYESLKSDLENRTGLSINKITIGNVDFLKDTAEVTIFYFKNNN from the coding sequence ATGGAATTTTTAGAGATCCCCATCTTTGATGACGACTTTTTTAAAATGATGTTTAGGTTCATTATAAACTTTACGTTTTTAACGTTTATCATAAGGTTTATATACTATCCTGTTTCCAAACGCAAAGACTATGTGTTTACATACTATCTTATAAGTGTTATTGTATTTTTCTTGTGCTTTACACTTAAAAAATATGAATTAGACATAGGAATGGCACTAGGGTTGTTCGCCATTTTCGGAATAATTCGTTACCGTACCGACCCTGTTGATATTAAGGAAATGACCTATCTGTTTGTTGTCATAGGTGTATCGGTAATTAATGCATTGGCAAATAAAAAAATGAGCTATGCAGAAATTTTTGCAGCCAATATATTGGTAATTACAGTGCTAGTAGCAATTGAAAAATACTGGGCTCTAAAGCAAGAAGAATCTAAATCTGTCATTTATGAAAACATAGAAAATATAAAACCCGAAAACTATGAGAGTCTAAAAAGCGATTTGGAGAATAGAACCGGCTTAAGTATCAATAAGATTACCATTGGCAATGTAGACTTTTTAAAAGACACAGCAGAAGTAACCATATTTTATTTTAAAAATAATAACTAA
- a CDS encoding polyphosphate polymerase domain-containing protein produces MKQELVNIIDNLKPISLEEMETVSLMRRTDTKFVIHEKDLAYVLLSIKDNYRILDIKGHRVLTYSSLYFDTPSKKFYNDHHNQKVNRTKIRMRKYVETDLCFLEVKQKDGRGKTIKTRIPINDFETNLSNTALDFIQDTTKKNFDLEPVIWNDFNRITLINRNSKERLTIDLNLSFKVNNSFKTYNNLVIIEVKQERFNRSSSVVKQLKLKQINPYKFSKYCIGMISIYNELKYNRFKEKLIRINKLIA; encoded by the coding sequence ATGAAACAAGAATTAGTAAATATTATAGATAATTTAAAACCTATTTCATTAGAAGAGATGGAAACGGTGTCTTTAATGAGAAGAACAGATACCAAATTCGTAATTCATGAGAAGGATTTAGCCTATGTTCTATTAAGTATTAAAGATAATTACAGAATACTGGATATCAAAGGACATAGAGTGCTAACCTATTCTTCATTGTATTTTGATACTCCCTCAAAGAAATTTTATAATGACCATCATAATCAAAAAGTTAATAGAACTAAGATTAGAATGCGTAAGTATGTAGAAACAGATTTATGTTTTTTAGAGGTTAAACAAAAAGACGGAAGAGGTAAGACTATAAAAACGAGAATACCTATTAATGATTTTGAAACGAATTTATCCAATACCGCATTAGATTTTATTCAAGATACAACCAAAAAAAACTTTGATTTAGAACCTGTAATCTGGAACGACTTCAATAGAATTACATTAATCAATAGAAATTCAAAAGAACGATTAACAATTGATCTAAATCTATCTTTTAAGGTAAATAATTCTTTTAAAACCTATAATAATTTAGTGATTATTGAAGTGAAACAAGAACGTTTTAATAGAAGTTCTTCTGTGGTAAAACAATTAAAATTAAAACAAATCAACCCTTATAAGTTTAGTAAGTATTGTATTGGAATGATTAGTATTTATAATGAATTAAAGTACAATAGATTTAAGGAAAAACTAATAAGAATAAACAAATTAATAGCATAA